Proteins encoded within one genomic window of Panicum virgatum strain AP13 chromosome 1N, P.virgatum_v5, whole genome shotgun sequence:
- the LOC120654604 gene encoding probable histone acetyltransferase HAC-like 1 isoform X3 gives MAAPSGADADQQFVMLRTAMREKIFEYIGSKQSSAEWRKRLPELTKRLEEILYRKFPNRNDYCNMTKGPVEPQLQFAIKTLSAQNQQNQQNPQVSRQIASSSGYGTMIPTPGMTQSTSGNSRIPYVTDNNTLSSSGSTMVPQNANMGASMPGSMSNGYQHLNNTIAQNSTPNSIQSTMGSVGVQRQLPHMIPTPGFSNQQSVPANPDYSNGTGYFNGESAVAPHMQHQKQFSSNQNSNQIQHIGSHSNSGIHSSMLDNSSAYGLSDGHMNGGIGLHGSNMQLTNRTSAPEAYMNISNPYGNSPKPLQQQFNQHPQQRIPTSVDMSGSSSFYAAGSTPLTTANSQSMNVANLQSRSRMNPMLVNNQLNIQSIQPQSQIKTEVLDQPEKVNFQSSQLTQDQLLRQHSMPHQVPPNSQFVQNHYHINQQQLNPQHQQAMLRSNSFKQSQMASSHSMQLSEQGTLPHTELVSSQASDPVDLPSFPGQYQQRNALDNVKGGQMFGNLSGSQNFHASASHVSQQLLPSNPQLDDGSNDVSYGLKGSQADQMLRPQWQPQTMEKAPMTTNSSLEKQIHEDFCQRTRTQDGAQQPFSSDWRLSHCTVTSIDPAVPKPTGGGFEQVTGNIHYLRQIRWLLLLFHAKSCTYPVGSCKFHGCVQVQELLKHFQNCQRKDCSYRSCSRSKMVFHHYKTCVDEQCPVCSIVRKFLRQSTEQASKQKALESRKLAQQNVTQRIMNGVEGDRMNVDPVSAEVFDDQPSVPKRLKMQPPSPSAPENDICVTSNPHVNPGFVLQETQPEQLEHSNRGTYLKREIDAKADMRAPQKPIKSGYSIDGNVTTRHNPSAPNDMNIKQENLSIDKVTSETAIEVKNETNDPADATVSKSGKPKIKGVSLTELFTPEQIKEHIDSLRLWVGQSKAKAEKNQAIGHSENENSCQLCRVEKLTFEPPPIYCSPCGARIKRNAPYYTVGTGDTRHYFCIPCYNESRGETIEVEGQAFLKAKLEKKRNDEETEEWWVQCDKCECWQHQICALFNGRRNDGGQAEYTCPNCYVEEVKCGLRKPLPQSAVLGAKDLPRTVLSDHIEDRLFKRLKQEKQDRAAAAGKNIDEIPGAEGLVVRVVSSVDKKLEVKPRFMEIYGEDNYPQEFPYKSKAVLLFQKIEGVEVCLFGMYVQEFGAECSFPNQRRVYLSYLDSVKYFRPEIKTVSGEALRTFVYHEILIGYLEYCKLRGFTSCYIWACPPLKGEDYILYCHPEIQKTPKSDKLREWYLSMLRKASKEEIVVELTNLYDHFFITMGECKAKVTAARLPYFDGDYWPGAAEDMISQLRQEEDDRKLQKKSKTKKIITKRALKAAGQTDLSGNASKDAMLMQKLGETIYPMKEDFIMVHLQYSCSHCCVLMVSGRRWVCHQCRSFYICDKCYDAEQQLEDRERHPSNSRDTHMLHPVDIIGVPKDTKDRDDILESEFFDTRQAFLSLCQGNHYQYDTLRRAKHSSMMVLYHLHNPTAPAFVTTCNVCCHDIETGQGWRCEVCPDFDVCNACFQKGAVNHPHNLTNHPSAADRDAQNAEARQMRVQQLRKMLDLLVHASTCRSGSCQYPNCRKVKGLFRHGMQCKTRASGGCVLCKKMWYMLQLHARACKDSECNVPRCRDLKEHLRRLQQQSDSRRRAAVNEMMRQRAAEVAANE, from the exons GTTCGATGTCTAATGGGTACCAACATTTAAATAACACCATTGCACAAAATTCTACCCCAAATAGCATCCAATCAACAATGGGTTCAGTTGGTGTTCAGCGACAACTACCTCATATGATCCCGACTCCAGGATTCAGTAATCAACAGAGTGTACCTGCCAATCCTGACTATTCAAATGGAACCGGATATTTCAATGGTGAGTCAGCTGTGGCACCACATATGCAGCACCAGAAGCAATTTTCTAGCAACCAAAATAGCAATCAAATTCAGCACATTGGGAGCCACAGTAATTCTGGGATACATTCAAGCATGCTGGACAACTCGTCTGCATATGGTCTATCAGATGGGCACATGAATGGTGGAATAGGATTGCATGGGTCAAACATGCAGTTAACAAACAGGACTTCGGCACCAGAAGCATATATGAATATATCAAACCCTTATGGCAATTCGCCCAAACCTCTGCAGCAACAATTCAATCAGCACCCTCAGCAGAGAATACCGA caTCAGTTGATATGTCTGGTTCCAGCAGTTTTTATGCTGCTGGCTCTACACCTTTAACCACAGCGAATAGTCAGAGCATGAATGTTGCAAATTTGCAGTCTAGATCAAGAATGAATCCAATGTTGGTTAACAATCAGTTAAACATCCAGTCTATTCAACCACAGTCTCAGATAAAAACTGAGGTTTTGGATCAACCAGAAAAGGTGAACTTTCAGTCGTCCCAGTTGACTCAAGACCAACTACTACGCCAGCACTCAATGCCACATCAGGTGCCGCCCAATTCCCAGTTTGTGCAAAATCACTATCATATAAATCAACAGCAGCTAAATCCACAGCATCAGCAGGCTATGCTGAGGAGCAATTCCTTTAAACAGTCTCAAATGGCTTCCAGCCATTCAATGCAACTGTCAGAACAGGGTACTCTGCCACACACTGAATTGGTATCTTCGCAGGCTAGTGATCCTGTTGATCTTCCAAGCTTCCCGGGTCAATACCAACAAAGAAATGCTCTTGACAATGTTAAAGGAGGGCAGATGTTTGGCAATCTGTCTGGCTCTCAAAATTTTCATGCTTCTGCCTCACATGTTTCTCAGCAATTGTTGCCCTCTAATCCGCAGCTTGATGACGGTTCCAATGATGTGAGCTATGGGCTGAAAGGATCACAGGCAGACCAAATGCTGCGGCCTCAATGGCAGCCACAAACAATGGAAAAGGCTCCTATGACTACTAATTCATCACTTGAAAAACAAATACATGAAGATTTTTGTCAAAGAACCAGGACACAGGATGGAGCGCAACAACCATTTTCATCTGATTGGCGTCTTTCTCATTGCACTGTGACTTCAATTGATCCTGCTGTGCCAAAGCCCACAGGTGGGGGATTCGAACAGGTCACTGGAAATATCCATTACCTCCGTCAGATAAGGTGGTTGCTGTTACTGTTTCATGCAAAATCATGCACATATCCTGTTGGGAGTTGTAAGTTTCATGGCTGTGTTCAGGTGCAAGAGCTTTTGAAGCATTTTCAGAACTGTCAAAGAAAAGATTGTTCATACAGGAGCTGCAGTAGGTCAAAAATGGTCTTTCACCATTATAAAACTTGTGTCGATGAGCAGTGTCCTGTATGCAGCATTGTAAGGAAGTTTTTGCGCCAATCGACTGAACAGGCATCTAAGCAAAAAGCTCTCGAGTCTAGAAAACTTGCTCAACAAAATGTGACTCAAAGAATCATGAATGGGGTAGAAGGTGATAGAATGAATGTTGACCCAGTGTCAGCTGAAGTGTTTGATGATCAACCATCTGTACCAAAACGTTTAAAGATGCAGCCTCCATCACCCAGTGCTCCAGAGAATGATATCTGTGTAACCTCCAATCCTCATGTAAACCCAGGCTTTGTACTGCAGGAAACACAGCCTGAGCAGCTTGAGCACAGTAACAGAGGGACATATTTGAAACGGGAGATAGATGCAAAGGCTGACATGCGAGCTCCGCAAAAGCCTATAAAAAGTGGTTACAGTATTGATGGAAATGTGACTACAAGGCATAACCCAAGTGCTCCGAATGATATGAACATCAAGCAAGAGAACTTGTCCATTGACAAAGTGACAAGTGAAACAGCCATTGAGGTTAAGAATGAAACAAATGACCCAGCAGATGCCACAGTGTCTAAATCAGGAAAACCAAAAATAAAAGGTGTCTCATTGACTGAATTGTTCACTCCAGAACAAATAAAGGAACATATCGACAGCCTAAGGCTGTGGGTTGGTCAG AGCAAGGCTAAAGCTGAAAAGAATCAAGCTATTGGTCACTCTGAGAATGAGAACTCTTGCCAGCTCTGTAGAGTGGAGAAGCTTACTTTCGAACCGCCACCAATATATTGTTCTCCTTGTGGAGCTCGGATAAAGCGAAATGCACCATACTACACTGTAGGTACTGGTGATACACGCCATTACTTCTGTATCCCTTGTTACAATGAGTCCCGTGGTGAGACTATCGAGGTTGAAGGGCAAGCATTTTTGAAGGCGAAGTTAGAGAAAAAACGAAATGATGAGGAAACGGAAGAATGG TGGGTTCAGTGTGACAAGTGTGAATGCTGGCAACATCAAATTTGTGCTCTATTTAATGGCAGAAGAAATGATGGAGGACAAGCTGAATATACTTGCCCCAACTGTTATGTTGAGGAGGTGAAATGTGGGCTGCGCAAGCCTTTACCACAGAGTGCAGTTCTTGGGGCGAAAGACCTGCCAAGAACTGTTCTTAGTGATCATATTGAAGATCGGCTCTTTAAACGACTTAAGCAGGAGAAACAGGACCGTGCGGCTGCTGCTGGGAAAAATATTGATGAG ATTCCTGGAGCGGAAGGTCTTGTCGTCAGGGTTGTTTCATCTGTGGATAAGAAGCTGGAGGTTAAACCACGTTTTATGGAAATTTATGGAGAAGACAACTACCCTCAAGAGTTCCCTTACAAGTCCAAG GCTGTTCTCTTGTTCCAGAAAATAGAAGGTGTGGAAGTATGCCTATTTGGAATGTATGTTCAAGAATTTGGTGCAGAATGCTCTTTCCCAAACCAGCGTCGTGTTTATTTATCATACTTGGATTCTGTTAAGTACTTCAGACCTGAGATTAAAACAGTATCGGGAGAGGCCTTACGCACATTCGTGTATCATGAAATTCTG ATAGGGTATCTTGAATACTGTAAACTGCGTGGATTCACAAGCTGTTACATATGGGCTTGCCCACCTTTGAAGGGTGAAGATTACATCTTATATTGCCATCCTGAGATTCAAAAGACTCCAAAATCTGACAAGCTGCGTGAGTG GTACTTATCTATGCTGCGGAAAGCTTCTAAGGAGGAAATTGTTGTTGAGCTGACAAATCTCTATGACCATTTCTTCATTACTATGGGGGAGTGCAAGGCTAAGGTGACTGCTGCTCGCTTGCCGTACTTCGATGGAGATTATTGGCCAGGAGCTGCAGAAGATATGATCAGTCAACTCCGTCAAGAAGAGGATGACCGCAAGCTTCAGAAGAAGAGTAAGACAAAGAAGATTATCACAAAAAGAGCTCTTAAAGCTGCTGGCCAGACAGATCTCAGTGGGAATGCTTCCAAGGATGCAATGCTGATGCAAAAG CTTGGAGAAACCATATATCCTATGAAGGAAGATTTCATTATGGTCCATTTACAGTATTCATGTAGTCACTGTTGTGTCCTTATGGTGTCAGGAAGACGTTGGGTTTGCCATCAATGCAGAAGCTTTTACATCTGTGACAA gTGTTATGATGCAGAACAACAACTTGAAGACCGGGAGAGGCACCCGAGTAACAGTAGAGACACGCATATGCTCCATCCG GTTGATATTATCGGGGTGCCCAAAGATACAAAAGATAGAGATGACATCTTAGAAAGTGAGTTTTTTGACACCAGGCAAGCATTTCTCAGTCTTTGTCAAGGGAACCATTATCAGTATGACACACTTCGCCGCGCAAAGCACTCATCAATGATGGTGTTGTACCACCTACACAATCCAACTGCACCAGCATTTGTCACTACATGCAATGTCTGCTGTCATGATATTGAAACTGGTCAAGGCTGGCGATGTGAAGTTTGTCCAGATTTCGATGTGTGCAATGCTTGTTTCCAAAAAGGAGCAGTCAATCATCCTCACAATTTAACAAACCATCCATCAGCTGCAGACCGTGATGCCCAAAATGCAGAAGCTCGGCAAATGCGTGTTCAGCAG CTAAGGAAGATGCTTGATCTTCTGGTACATGCATCAACATGCCGCTCTGGTAGTTGCCAGTATCCTAACTGCCGGAAAGTCAAGGGACTATTCCGTCATGGAATGCAGTGCAAAACACGTGCTTCTGGAGGCTGTGTCCTTTGCAAGAAAATGTGGTACATGCTTCAACTCCATGCCCGAGCTTGCAAAGATTCAGAATGCAATGTGCCGCGGTGCAG GGATCTCAAGGAGCACCTTAGAAGGTTGCAACAGCAGTCTGATTCCAGGAGGAGGGCTGCTGTAAATGAAATGATGAGGCAAAGAGCAGCAGAAGTCGCCGCAAATGAGTAG